The Ectothiorhodospiraceae bacterium BW-2 nucleotide sequence CCGAGCTGTAGTTATGGCCGATGACCGCCACACTCTCACCATCGCTAACTAGCTCTGCGGCTCGTTGTCGGGCTAACTCGGCTTGGTTCTGATCGTCATAGACATTGAGCACCAGCCGAGCGCCATTGACGCCACCGTGCTGATTCATCTCATCGATTAACATCTCAATCCCGTTCAGGTGCATCTGGCCGGTAGTACTGTTTTTGCCGCTTAGCGGCAACACCACACCAATAGCGAGCTGCTGCTGCTGCTCCCCCTCCCCTAACCGCTCCATATCACTCTGATAGCGGTGCCAGATGAGCCCCACCAGAACCACGATCAACACTAAATAACCCATTTTGGCCAGTAGCCGCATGAAACACCCTCCAATCAATCCATTAAAAAAAGAGCCTATAGGTTTTTGCCACCGGCTATGGTAACCTACCGCACTCATTGGGATCACTATCTAGTTTTTTTAATCACTCTACACTCTATGCGTTTACCTCTACGCCAGACCCAAACCGGTCTGCGGTTGCTGTTTTGGTTACTGCTCTGCTTCGTCTGGCTTAGCCACGGAGCCGCTGATTTGTGGGCCGCAGAGGTGAATCAAGATCAGATCGCACAGATTCAGCAGCAGCTAAATCAGCGCGGCTACGATGCAGGTCAAGTCGATGGCCTGCCGGGGCCAAAGACTCGTAGCGCCATTCGCAACTATCAGCAAGATCAGCAGCTACCGGTCGATGGAGAGTTATCAGAGCAGCTACTACAACAGCTAACCGCCCCGCAGGAGCCGTCCACACCCGAACCCGAACCCACACCTGAACCGGCAACGACGCCCCCCTTATCTCATGCCACAGCGGAGACCATTACAACGACAGCGCCCCCCACCGCTGCCCCCCCACCCGTCAGCTCGCCACCACCGCTCTCCCCCACGATAGCCGACCACCTTGACAGCGATGATCGCATGGCGCTCATTCGTAGCCGTGGCAAACTGATCGTCGGGGTCAAGACCGACTACCCCCCGTGGGGCGGCATTAATGAAAATGCTGACATTTACGGCCTAGAGCCCGATTTAGCGCGCGATCTGGCTCAGCGTCTCGGCCTTGAGCTGGAGTTGGTCAGCGTCACGGCGAGTAACCGCATGGGCAAGGTGGAAGAGGGGGCGGTGGATCTCATCATTGCCACGATGAGTGATACTCTCAAGCGGCGGGAGATCGCCGGCCTACTAGAGCCAAACTACTACGCCAGTGGGGTCAATCTCATGATCCACAAAGGGGTTATCGTTAACTCTTGGGGGGAGCTACGGGGACGCAAAATCTGTCTCAATGAGTCAACCCACTTTAACCGCGTTCTGATTCAGCGCTATCTCATTGAGCCGGTGATCTTTAAAGGCAACCGCGATGCCCAACTGGCGCTGGAGGGGGGACGCTGTATCGGCTGGGCCTATGACGATACGGTGATTACCCGGCTGCTAAAACAGGAGCGCTGGAGCGACTTCTATATGCCACTAGAGTCGATTCTGGTCGGCCCTTGGTCGGTGGCAGTCAAGAGCAGTGAAGTTGATCGCGCCCTAGGACTCTTTGTCGCCGATACCATCGCCGAGTGGCATCGCAGTGGCTTTCTGCTGGCCAAGGAGGCGGAGTGGGGACTCCCTCCGAGCCCCTATCTACAGCAGCAAAATCAGCTCTTTAACCAATTAGATGCCGATGGCGAACTACTCTGCCGCCGTGGCGAGGATAATCGCTTTCCACTACCGTGCCAAAACCAGAAGCTGCTGAAAGAGGCCGGTGTCGAAACGACGCCCAATTTTGACGGCATTCGCGGCTGGTTAGTCGATTTAGGCATCGACTTTGTCCCCCTAACTGACCCCTATGCGGGCGACATTTTATGGCAGGGCATCGTGCTGACCCTTCTGCTCAGTCTAATCGCTATTGTCGGCTCACTGCTGTTCGGATTGGTAGCGGCCTATAGCCAGCTACGCGGCCTCTGGCCCCTAGGCTGGCTCTTCGCTACCATCGTACAGCTATTTCAGAAGACTCCCCCTATTTTACAGCTCTACATTATCTTCTTCGGGCTAGGTACGGTGGCAGCGAATGAGTGGAATATCACCTTTAACGCCATCGCGGTAGCTGGAGTGGTCTTTTCGCTCTACGCCGGTGCTAGTAACGCGGTGGCGCTACTGCATGCGATGGAAAATATCGGTGCCCGCTACCCCTATGATCCCCCCTATGCCCACCTAGCAGAGGTGATTGAGAGCGCCTTTAGCGCCCTAGTCGCTAACTCAGTTAATATCGTTAAAGCGATTGGTATCGCCTCAGTGATTGCGGTACCGGAGCTCATTTCGGCCACCAATGCGATTTTATCTGAACATGGTAACAGTACTGAAATGATGAACTTTTTAATGCTGTTCTATTTTCTACTGGTCGCCGTTGCGATCGTGTTACTCAATAGCTTGCGTCGGGTAGTCAATCGATGGGCCTCCTAGAGATTCTGAACGAACTACGCATCTGGACTCCCTACCTTGCCGGCGGGTTTATGATGAACCTGCTGCTATCGCTCCTCTCCATGGGGTTAGGCACTGCGGTCGGATGGGGGTTAGGCTGGATGAGAACCCTCCCCTATCGCAGTCTCAATCAGAGCGGGGCGCTCTTAACTAGCCTGTTTCGCAATATCCCTAGCTTCGTCTTTATGTTCTATATCGCCTTTATCTTACCAGTTGAGATCAACTGGGGCGATGAGGTGGTCAAGGTGCCCGCTTGGATTAAAGCCTCCATCGCTCTGATGGTACCCGTTACCGGCTTCGTCTCCGATCAGGTGGTTAAACTCTACCAGGATCGTCGCGCCGGCGGCCACCATCCGTTGATGAGCTTTGGTCTGGCTTGGACTCAATACTTCATCATTATCATTATGGCCTCCTCCACCGCTTCGGTTATCGGGGTCGATGAGATTGTCGCCCGCGCCAATACCGTCATCGCCGCGATTCGGGCACCGGAGATTATGCTCTGGCTCTATCTGTATGTGGCTCTCTGGTTCCTGCTGCTAGGCAGGGTGGTCAGCCATATTGCCAATCGGCTGATGTTCAGCTCACAGATGAGTGACCGCGTCGTTCGGCGCGGCTATAGCGCTCTGGAGGTGCCAGGTCATGCCGATCGCTCCCCTGCTGAAACTGAAGCTCTCATTCGGCTAGGCAAACAGATTCAGATTACCGAGCTAAAAGGGAGCCTCTTCTCCGGTAACTGCCGGTCATTACAACAGCA carries:
- a CDS encoding STAS domain-containing protein, translating into MGLLEILNELRIWTPYLAGGFMMNLLLSLLSMGLGTAVGWGLGWMRTLPYRSLNQSGALLTSLFRNIPSFVFMFYIAFILPVEINWGDEVVKVPAWIKASIALMVPVTGFVSDQVVKLYQDRRAGGHHPLMSFGLAWTQYFIIIIMASSTASVIGVDEIVARANTVIAAIRAPEIMLWLYLYVALWFLLLGRVVSHIANRLMFSSQMSDRVVRRGYSALEVPGHADRSPAETEALIRLGKQIQITELKGSLFSGNCRSLQQQLLPLLLQHNGGYTILDCHALSDLDQAAIRLLRRLHHLALDNRCRLVLTGLQESPTLSEKLQKSGILYLVGAEHQFETVHDAIFACEDRLLDRELGPHRYHTTVPWSAFNILKLFSRVELDLFETYLEQQRYPAKTVISHQGDQDGRLLLVRSGRVLALSRGRHGRSKLLYAFCPGSMIGEMALLDNEPRSATIVAEMDLAVAELTPKAFKRLQQEQPQLANRLLSGIGIVMSQKIRTLNRTVMALED